GTAGATTTTCCTGCGCCATTTGGCCCAAGAAGCCCGAAAAAACTGCCCTGTTCTATCTGGAAATCTATATTCTCAAGCGCCTTCAGACTCCCGTAGGACTTTGATACACCTGAAACCTTAACAGCTGGTAACATTATTTGAACCTGCTTCCTTAATTTTTTTCAACTTTGCGACTCTAATAAAGTAATTAGAATCAGGCAACAGGAATTTAAACAGCAGGGTTCCAGAGGTCAAGGGTTCGAGTGAAAAACGTAGTCTAATGAAAATCTGCTTTCCTTGGACCCTGGACCCCTTGAACCCTTTATTTTTTTATAATTTCCTTCTTTCATATTTAACATATCTATGTTATTGTGCAGTTTTTATTTTTAAGGAATTATAATTGCAGGAGATGTAAATGGCTGATATTAAATATAAAAGTGTGCCACTCAATGAAGCGGTAGGTATGATGCTTGGGCATGATCTCACCCAGATTATACCCGGGGAATTTAAGGGCCCGGCCTTTAAAAAGGGTCATATTATTAAAGAAGAGGATGTTACCCGGTTACTTGATATGGGTAAAATGAATATATATGTGCTTGACCCAAAGGACGGTTTTATCCATGAAAACGAGGCAGCAGGACGCATTGCAAATGCCTCATCAGGAAGGGGCATCAGGCATTCAGAACCTGTTGAGGGTAGAATAAATTTCATATCAACCGGCACAGGATTGTTAAAGGTCAATAAAGAAGCACTCCTTAAAATAAATCTGGTGGAGGATATCACCTTTGCTACCATCCATGGGAACCAGATAGTTAAACCTGATACGGCAATGGCCGGCACAAGGATAATCCCTATTGCCACACATGAAAAGAATATAGGGGAGGTGGAACGTATATGCAGGGAGAACTATCCTGTAATTGAGGTTAAACCCTTCAGACATCTCAGGGTTGGTGTTATTACAACCGGGAGTGAGGTGTTTTCCGGGCGCATAAAGGATAAATTTGGGCCTGTGCTAAAAGACAAATTCAAAAAGATGGATTGCGAGGTAATTAAACAGGTATTTGTCTCTGATGATGTGGAAAAGACAGTTTCGGCCATACATGAGCTGATAAAGGAGGGGGCAGAACTCATAGCCCTTACAGGGGGCATGTCTGTTGACCCTGATGACCAGACCCCTTTAAGCATAAGAAAATCAGGCGCAAGGGTTATTACCTATGGAGCGCCTGTATACCCCGGGGCCATGTTTATGCTTGCATATATCGGTAATATCCCTGTTGTGGGGCTTCCAGGGTGTGTTATGTATTACAGGGCAAGCATATTTGAGCTTATCCTGCCCCTTGTTATAGCAGATGAACCGGTAACAAAGGAGTATATCTCATCGTTAGGTCATGGGGGGTACTGCTCTAACTGTAAAGAGTGCAGGTACCCTGTATGCGGATTTGGTAAACAGTAAAAAGAGGTCAGGCAGTTCTCATCGGAAAGGAAATAATTATTTTAAGTATATTATCGCCGATTTTAATAAGGTTTATCTTCCCGCCATGCCTGTGGATTATAATCTTCGAAAGTGGCAGATCAAGAACGCTCTCCTCCAGCTTCTGCTCAATATGAGGAAAAAAGAATTGTTCTATATCGGCATTTGACATGTGCTTAAAGGCATTGGTGATTGTAACAACCACCTCATCATCCCTGAATGCGGTTGAAACCGAGATATTCTCTTCGGGAGGGGATGATATTATTGAGTGCTTTATGATATTGGTTACTGCCTGGCAGAGTATCTTATGATCCGCCTCTATATCTGGGATATTCGATTCAAGGTCTGAGACAATTTCAAGGTTTCTTGATTCAAGGAGCCTGTCAAGTTCTGCGATAGACTCCAGTATAAGCTCGTTTATATTCACACTTGAAAGTGTGAGTTCAAACGGGGTTATAGTGGATAAGAGGCCGGTCACGAATATCTCAAGTTTTGCCACCTCTTCAACTATTATAATAGAAAGGCGCTTATTGGGGTCATCATCCTTCATGGCATCCCTGAGTCTTCGCGCAAA
The Desulfatiglans sp. genome window above contains:
- a CDS encoding molybdopterin-binding protein, encoding MADIKYKSVPLNEAVGMMLGHDLTQIIPGEFKGPAFKKGHIIKEEDVTRLLDMGKMNIYVLDPKDGFIHENEAAGRIANASSGRGIRHSEPVEGRINFISTGTGLLKVNKEALLKINLVEDITFATIHGNQIVKPDTAMAGTRIIPIATHEKNIGEVERICRENYPVIEVKPFRHLRVGVITTGSEVFSGRIKDKFGPVLKDKFKKMDCEVIKQVFVSDDVEKTVSAIHELIKEGAELIALTGGMSVDPDDQTPLSIRKSGARVITYGAPVYPGAMFMLAYIGNIPVVGLPGCVMYYRASIFELILPLVIADEPVTKEYISSLGHGGYCSNCKECRYPVCGFGKQ